The following coding sequences are from one Homalodisca vitripennis isolate AUS2020 chromosome 7, UT_GWSS_2.1, whole genome shotgun sequence window:
- the LOC124366690 gene encoding uncharacterized protein LOC124366690 — protein MVNGTCSKRYPRPLCKETQTADDGYPQYRRRSPADGGFTINIKGVDLDSRWVVPYNPVLTRTFLAHINVELCNSVKSIKYICKYVNKDSDQAAFILENERDEVSNYEAGLYISSSEAAWRIFCFTIHERYPPVIHLAVHLENVKGPASFGVLKRVSGIVHSTYKSACRALGLLEDDYHWDITLEEAAVSESPKQIRELFAVILVLCQVSNPLVLWEKHKDSMSEDFKRRLERERTGVQLESDNVFYNKCLFSLEHLVTPISQQTLEQFGLPSPSPLSDSSTLNREHLKELSYNSVHLSEFVTENIPKLSKDQKTVYDEVMVSVETEAGRLFFLEAPGGTGKTFLINLILATVRKDKNIAIAVASSGIAATLLEGGKTAHSAFKLPLYLNHSETSLCNISKQSDIAEVLKMCKLIIWDECTMAHKRAIEALDRTLQDIRSNRKLMGEVTLLMAGDFGQSLPVVPRRTRADEVKACVKRSFLWPKVQVCSLKINMRVHLKGSLKAGEFSSLLLEIGNGNLPEENSEVNIPKDLCEVVCDLQILIEKTYADLKNVELKDLSWFKERAILTPKNDTAESINNLLLEKLPSEIVLYQSVDSVVEIEDAVYYPVEFLHTLNPPGIPPHHLYLKIGAPIMLLRNLVPPKLCNGTRLQIKAWRRHVIQAVIYTGCGQGEEVFIPRIPLIPSGLPFFSLKDYSSLSNSALL, from the exons ATGGTTAATGGCACATGCTCCAAAAGGTACCCGCGTCCCTTGTGCAAAGAAACACAAACTGCTGACGATGGCTACCCCCAGTACCGCCGAAGGTCCCCTGCTGATGGTGGTTTTACAATCAACATAAAGGGGGTAGACCTAGACAGTCGGTGGGTTGTGCCGTATAATCCTGTTCTGACACGTACCTTTCTAGCACATATTAACGTGGAGCTGTGTAATTCTGTCAAGTCTATAAAGTACATTTGCAAATATGTAAACAAGGACAGTGATCAAGCCgcttttattttggaaaatgagAGAGATGAAGTGTCCAATTATGAAGCAGGCCTGTACATCAGTAGTTCTGAAGCGGCATGGCGTATATTTTGCTTCACAATCCATGAGCGATATCCTCCCGTAATACATTTAGCTGTACACCTTGAAAATG TTAAAGGTCCTGCGAGCTTCGGTGTTCTTAAGAGGGTATCTGGCATTGTTCATTCTACTTACAAGTCTGCGTGCAGAGCGTTAGGTTTACTTGAAGATGACTATCATTGGGACATCACTTTGGAAGAAGCTGCTGTGTCAGAGTCACCTAAACAAATAAGAGAACTTTTCGCAGTAATTTTGGTGTTGTGCCAAGTATCGAACCCCTTGGTGCTCTGGGAGAAACACAAAGACAGTATGTCAGAGGATTTCAAGAGACGATTAGAACGTGAACGTACAGGTGTACAACTTGAATCAGACAACGTCTTTTACAACAAATGCCTATTCTCACTAGAACACTTGGTGACCCCAATTTCTCAACAAACACTTGAGCAGTTCGGTCTTCCTTCTCCAAGTCCACTTTCCGACAGTTCTACATTAAACCGTGAGCACTTAAAAGAACTGAGTTACAACAGTGTGCATTTATCTGAGTTTGTCACCGAAAACATTCCAAAACTTAGCAAAGATCAGAAAACAGTATATGATGAAGTAATGGTTAGCGTTGAGACGGAAGCTGGAAGACTGTTCTTTCTTGAAGCACCAGGTGGTacaggaaaaacatttttaatcaatttaattctGGCCACTGTTAGGAAAGATAAGAACATCGCTATTGCCGTCGCTTCGTCAGGTATAGCTGCGACGTTGTTGGAAGGAGGGAAGACGGCTCACTCTGCCTTCAAACTGCCTTTATACTTAAACCACTCTGAAACCTCACTATGTAATATATCGAAACAAAGCGACATAGCGGAGGTTCTCAAGATGTGTAAACTGATTATTTGGGACGAGTGCACAATGGCCCACAAGAGAGCAATTGAAGCTTTAGATAGGACTCTTCAGGACATCAGAAGTAACAGAAAACTTATGGGTGAAGTCACGCTTTTAATGGCTGGAGACTTCGGACAGTCTTTGCCTGTTGTACCAAGAAGAACTCGAGCTGATGAAGTAAAAGCCTGTGTGAAGAGATCATTTCTTTGGCCTAAAGTCCAAGTTTGTTCCTTGAAAATCAATATGAGGGTTCATCTTAAAGGCAGTTTAAAGGCAGGCGAGTTTTCAAGTTTACTTTTAGAGATAGGTAATGGAAATTTGCCTGAAGAAAATAGCGAAGTAAATATTCCAAAGGATTTGTGTGAAGTAGTATGTGATTTgcaaatattgattgaaaaaacttatgcagatttaaaaaatgtCGAATTAAAAGACTTGTCTTGGTTTAAAGAAAGAGCTATCCTTACACCTAAAAATGACACTGCTGAAAGTATTAATAACCTATTATTGGAAAAACTGCCATCTGAGATTGTCCTTTACCAGTCGGTGGACTCTGTGGTGGAAATAGAAGATGCGGTATACTACCCAGTAGAGTTCTTGCACACGCTTAATCCTCCAGGCATTCCACCACATCATCTTTACCTCAAAATTGGAGCTCCAATAATGTTGCTTAGGAACCTAGTTCCACCTAAGCTTTGCAACGGAACTAGGCTACAAATCAAAGCGTGGCGCAGACACGTCATACAAGCCGTAATATACACTGGATGTGGCCAGGGGGAAGAGGTTTTTATCCCACGCATTCCCTTAATTCCATCGGGATTACCATTTTTCAGTCTAAAAGACTACAGTTCCCTGTCAAACTCTGCTTTGCTATGA